The following proteins are encoded in a genomic region of Anolis carolinensis isolate JA03-04 unplaced genomic scaffold, rAnoCar3.1.pri scaffold_12, whole genome shotgun sequence:
- the fam199x gene encoding protein FAM199X, with amino-acid sequence MSACEEAQKWAAGEEPCFSTPTPPSRLALGLGLGEEGPAGLDVSDFGCHPAAASSSCHRTDPLRRLHAHRWNLTSCGTSVASSECSEELFSSVSVGDQDDCFSLLDDQELTSFDLFPEGSVCSDVSSSISTYWDWSDSEFEWQLPGSDIASGSDVLSDIIPSIPSSPCLLPKKKNKHRNLDELPWSAMTNDEQVEYIEYLSRKVSTEMGLREQLDIIKIIDPTAQISPTDNEFIIELNCLTDEKLKQVRNYIKEHGPRQRSARENWKRSGYSCGSASGVSGASASSSSASMVSSASSSGGSSAGHSGSNSSANMSRAHSDSNLSTSAAERIRDSKKRSKQRKLQQKALRKRQLKEQRQARKEQLSGLFLNEEVLSLKVTEEDHEGDVDVLM; translated from the exons ATGTCGGCGTGCGAGGAGGCGCAGAAGTGGGCGGCGGGAGAGGAGCCGTGCTTCTCCACGCCCACGCCGCCCTCGCGGCTCGCACTGGGCCTGGGCCTCGGGGAGGAAGGCCCGGCCGGGCTGGACGTCAGCGACTTCGGGTGCCACCCCGCCGCCGCCTCGTCCTCCTGCCACCGCACGGACCCGCTCCGGCGCCTCCACGCCCACCG GTGGAACTTGACCTCATGCGGCACAAGTGTAGCAAGTTCCGAATGCAGCGAAGAGCTCTTTTCTTCCGTTTCGGTCGGCGACCAGGACGATTGTTTCTCCCTGTTGGACGACCAGGAGTTGACGTCCTTTGACTTGTTTCCAGAGGGGAGTGTCTGCAGCGATGTCTCTTCCTCCATCAGCACGTATTGGGACTGGTCAGACAGCGAGTTTGAATGGCAG TTGCCTGGCAGTGACATTGCAAGCGGAAGCGACGTGCTTTCGGACATCATACCCAGCATCCCAAGCTCACCTTGCCtgcttccaaaaaagaaaaacaaacaccggAATCTCGATGAACTCCCATGGAGTGCAATGACTAACGATGAACAG GTTGAATATATTGAGTATCTGAGTCGCAAAGTCAGCACAGAGATGGGGCTTCGAGAGCAGCTGGATATTATTAAAATCATTGACCCCACTGCTCAGATTTCTCCAACAGACAACGAGTTTATTATCGAACTCAACTGCCTGACTGATGAAAAGCTGAAACAG GTCAGGAATTACATCAAGGAGCACGGCCCTCGGCAGCGGTCGGCGAGGGAGAACTGGAAGCGGAGCGGCTACAGCTGCGGGAGTGCCAGCGGGGTCAGCGGGGCCAGTGCCAGCAGCAGCAGCGCCAGCATGGTCAGTTCTGCCAGCAGCAGCGGCGGCTCCAGCGCCGGCCACTCGGGCTCCAACTCCAGCGCCAACATGAGCCGGGCCCACAGCGACAGCAACCTCTCCACCAGCGCCGCCGAACGCATCCGGGATTCAAAA AAACGTTCTAAGCAACGCAAACTGCAGCAAAAGGCTTTGCGCAAGAGGCAGCTGAAGGAGCAGCGGCAGGCCCGGAAGGAGCAGCTGAGCGGCTTGTTCCTCAACGAGGAAGTCCTTTCTCTCAAAGTGACTGAGGAGGACCACGAAGGAGACGTGGACGTTTTGATGTGA